One genomic region from Sphingomonas paeninsulae encodes:
- a CDS encoding cysteine desulfurase family protein, which yields MIYLDYQATTPLAPEARDAMLPWLGTDGSANPHSVHAPGRAAKAAVEVAREQIAALLPPGGKVWFTSGATESANWGLRGVGLGGIVTLPTEHACVRDTALWLGTHNHDVTFMPVSGEGLVASIEIPTNTRIVAAMLVNNEIGVIQPVAELAAKAHEAGALFFCDAVQGYGRVSIPENCDLIAITAHKIHGPKGIGALWVRNGVELDPLLLGGGQEGGIRSGTLSPALCAGFGAAAALMAARADQDAAHIERLWTLALTYLPDWQINGSLQHRYHGNLNIRRDGVDAARLISEVRNVAFSAGSACASGSGRPSHVLKAIGLTDAQARSSIRLGFGRYTTEAEIDEAMLFINTAAERQLSIAA from the coding sequence ATGATTTATCTCGACTATCAGGCCACGACGCCGCTCGCGCCAGAGGCAAGGGACGCGATGTTGCCGTGGCTTGGCACCGATGGCTCAGCCAATCCGCATTCTGTCCATGCCCCCGGTCGCGCCGCCAAGGCCGCCGTCGAAGTCGCCCGAGAACAGATCGCCGCTCTGCTGCCTCCGGGCGGCAAAGTCTGGTTCACGAGTGGAGCAACCGAATCCGCCAACTGGGGGCTACGGGGCGTTGGACTGGGCGGTATAGTCACGCTTCCGACAGAACACGCCTGCGTCCGCGATACTGCGCTGTGGCTTGGCACTCACAATCATGACGTCACTTTTATGCCCGTATCCGGTGAGGGACTCGTCGCGTCGATCGAAATACCGACCAACACCCGCATCGTCGCGGCCATGCTTGTGAACAATGAAATCGGGGTGATTCAACCCGTCGCTGAGCTGGCTGCCAAGGCGCATGAAGCGGGCGCGCTGTTCTTTTGCGACGCCGTGCAAGGTTATGGCCGCGTCTCGATCCCTGAAAACTGCGACCTCATCGCCATCACCGCGCACAAGATTCACGGACCGAAGGGGATAGGCGCGCTCTGGGTCCGTAATGGGGTTGAGCTTGATCCTTTGCTGCTTGGGGGCGGGCAGGAAGGTGGCATCCGCTCCGGCACCCTGTCGCCAGCCTTATGCGCCGGTTTCGGAGCCGCTGCTGCCCTTATGGCCGCACGCGCAGACCAGGACGCTGCCCATATCGAACGCCTTTGGACCCTCGCCCTGACCTATCTGCCAGACTGGCAGATCAACGGTTCGCTCCAGCATCGCTACCACGGCAACCTCAACATCCGCCGGGATGGGGTGGATGCCGCACGCCTGATCTCCGAAGTCCGCAACGTCGCGTTTTCCGCCGGTTCGGCCTGCGCAAGTGGTTCGGGCCGCCCCAGCCATGTCCTGAAAGCCATTGGCTTGACCGACGCACAAGCCCGCTCCAGCATCCGCCTCGGATTCGGTCGCTACACTACGGAGGCTGAAATCGACGAAGCAATGTTATTCATCAACACCGCTGCCGAACGCCAGTTGAGTATCGCCGCATGA
- a CDS encoding 1,9-bis(guanidino)-5-aza-nonane synthase, whose protein sequence is MTTKINDTRKAELLSTKVEHIDITSFDARPIVDAMAKMSFTSRDLARATNIYNQMLEDPDCTIFLVIAGSTSAGGCMDLYAELLRSNMIDGVVATGATIVDMDFFEGLGHKHYQALEVPDDDTLRSLLIDRIYDTYIDEEQLQDCDHTILEIANSLEPKPYSSRAFIREMGKYLSEHGKKDNSLVKLAYEHDVPIFCPAFVDSSAGFGLVKHQVDRVKEGKPYMVLDAIADFRELTDIKVKAGTTGLLMIGGGVPKNFVQDTVVCAEILGHDDVAVHKYAVQITVADVRDGACSSSTLQEAASWGKVNTGIEQMVFAEAGSVMPLLASDAYHRGAWKNRVKRKWGAIFD, encoded by the coding sequence ATGACGACCAAAATCAACGACACGCGGAAGGCCGAGCTGCTTTCCACCAAGGTCGAGCATATCGACATCACCAGCTTCGACGCGCGGCCGATTGTCGATGCGATGGCCAAGATGAGCTTCACGAGCCGCGATCTGGCGCGAGCAACGAACATCTATAATCAGATGCTCGAAGATCCCGATTGCACGATCTTCCTCGTCATTGCCGGTTCGACCAGCGCGGGCGGTTGCATGGACCTGTATGCCGAACTGCTGCGGTCGAACATGATCGACGGCGTCGTGGCGACGGGCGCGACCATTGTGGACATGGATTTCTTCGAAGGGCTTGGCCACAAGCACTACCAAGCCCTTGAAGTTCCTGATGATGATACGCTGCGTTCGCTGTTGATCGACCGGATTTACGACACCTACATCGACGAAGAGCAGTTGCAGGATTGCGATCACACGATCCTCGAGATCGCCAATTCACTGGAGCCAAAGCCGTATTCGAGCCGCGCGTTCATCCGCGAGATGGGCAAGTACCTCAGCGAGCATGGCAAGAAGGACAACAGCCTCGTCAAGCTGGCCTATGAGCATGATGTGCCGATCTTTTGCCCCGCGTTCGTGGATTCGTCGGCGGGCTTCGGTTTGGTCAAGCATCAGGTCGACCGTGTGAAAGAGGGCAAGCCGTACATGGTCCTCGACGCGATCGCCGACTTCCGCGAACTGACGGACATCAAGGTAAAGGCCGGGACGACTGGCCTGCTGATGATTGGGGGCGGTGTGCCAAAGAACTTCGTGCAGGACACGGTCGTTTGCGCCGAAATCCTTGGCCATGACGACGTTGCGGTTCACAAATATGCGGTGCAGATCACCGTTGCCGACGTCCGCGACGGTGCGTGCTCATCATCCACGCTTCAGGAAGCCGCAAGCTGGGGCAAGGTCAACACCGGCATCGAGCAGATGGTGTTTGCCGAAGCCGGTTCAGTGATGCCTTTGCTGGCATCGGACGCTTATCATCGCGGCGCGTGGAAGAACCGCGTAAAGCGCAAATGGGGCGCTATCTTCGATTGA
- a CDS encoding type III PLP-dependent enzyme, whose amino-acid sequence MHKHPTALGLATTLLPVQPVTLTRPHAARRAARFFVEKFPGRSIYAVKANPSPDLLALLWESGITHFDVASIAEVRLVATTVPDATMCFMHPVKAEEAIHEAYHTHGVRTFSLDTMEELEKIVRATSGATDLTLCVRIRVSSEHSKLSLASKFGADPSELRQLLIATRQVSDALGICFHVGSQAMSPAAYSGAMERVRAAIVDAGVTVDVVDVGGGFPSSYPGMEPPPLEVFFEVIHKCFEDLPVSYSSELWCEPGRALCAEYSSLIVRVEKRRGEELYINDGAYGALFDAAHIGWRFPVELLREPDSNARDMAFSFYGPTCDDMDHMAGPFMLPADMKAGDYIEIGMLGAYGCAMRTGFNGFGSVDTIEVTDEPMVSLYTEDQHRVPSNVVTL is encoded by the coding sequence TTGCACAAGCATCCTACTGCGCTGGGGTTAGCGACCACCCTACTCCCGGTTCAACCGGTAACGCTTACTCGCCCGCACGCAGCACGTCGTGCCGCCCGCTTCTTTGTTGAGAAGTTTCCGGGTCGGTCGATCTATGCGGTAAAGGCGAATCCTTCGCCGGACCTGCTGGCATTGTTGTGGGAAAGCGGAATCACGCATTTCGACGTGGCTTCGATTGCCGAAGTGCGTCTGGTTGCGACCACGGTTCCCGACGCCACAATGTGCTTCATGCACCCGGTCAAGGCCGAGGAAGCTATTCACGAGGCGTATCACACGCACGGTGTCCGCACGTTTTCTCTCGATACGATGGAAGAGTTGGAAAAGATCGTGCGTGCCACCAGTGGCGCGACCGACCTGACTTTATGCGTTCGTATCCGGGTGTCTTCAGAACACTCGAAGCTGAGTCTTGCGTCGAAATTCGGTGCTGACCCGAGTGAGCTTCGTCAGCTTCTGATTGCTACCCGCCAGGTTTCCGATGCGCTCGGTATCTGTTTCCATGTCGGCAGTCAGGCCATGTCTCCCGCCGCCTATTCGGGCGCAATGGAGCGAGTGCGCGCGGCGATCGTGGATGCCGGCGTGACCGTCGATGTCGTGGATGTCGGGGGCGGATTTCCGTCCTCATATCCCGGCATGGAGCCTCCGCCGCTGGAGGTGTTCTTTGAAGTTATTCACAAATGTTTCGAGGATCTGCCCGTAAGCTACTCTTCCGAACTGTGGTGTGAACCCGGTCGAGCGCTGTGTGCCGAATATTCGTCGCTGATCGTCCGTGTTGAAAAGCGGCGCGGCGAGGAATTGTATATCAATGACGGTGCCTATGGTGCGTTGTTCGATGCGGCGCATATCGGCTGGCGTTTCCCGGTCGAATTGCTCCGCGAACCAGACTCGAACGCACGCGATATGGCGTTCAGTTTCTATGGGCCGACGTGCGACGACATGGATCACATGGCGGGACCGTTCATGCTGCCTGCCGATATGAAGGCGGGTGACTATATCGAGATCGGGATGCTGGGTGCCTATGGCTGTGCGATGCGGACAGGGTTCAACGGCTTCGGTTCGGTCGACACGATCGAAGTGACCGATGAGCCGATGGTTTCGCTCTATACCGAGGACCAGCACCGGGTTCCGTCGAACGTCGTGACGCTGTAA
- a CDS encoding DNA polymerase III subunit gamma/tau, producing the protein MTAQPYRVLARKYRPQTFAELIGQDAMVTTLGNAIKRDRLAHAFLLTGVRGVGKTSTARLIAKALNCIGSDGQGGPTIAPCGICEPCIAIAEGRHIDVVEMDAASNTGVDDVREIIEGVRYSAVSARYKVYIVDEVHMLSKNAFNALLKTLEEPPPHVKFLFATTEVNKVPVTVLSRCQRFDLRRIPSDTLGAHFAMICDAEHVEAEPEALALIARAAEGSVRDGLSILDQAIAHADLDGGGLVTAVQLRDMLGLSDRGALRRLFGLVLKGDGQGVLAALAEQHDLGVDPAAVLRGLLEIVHATTIHKVGAPNDPAQSVEERNALKEWATGLSFALLHRLWQLLLKGHDEVAKASDPREAADMAVLRVVHASTLPDPADLARKLESGVAIANPAPNAPDMPTLPATFEALIQLVEKAGKYLIAQRLRDEVGLVRYAPPEFAIRPSRPFDTRELGQVLKEVTGVIWQIATEDAPAQPTIREQELAAEAAAREAMLAQPVVRAAFEHFPETELISWSEQRSATQ; encoded by the coding sequence ATGACCGCACAACCCTACCGCGTCCTTGCCCGCAAATATCGCCCGCAAACCTTCGCCGAACTCATCGGCCAGGACGCGATGGTCACGACGCTTGGCAACGCGATCAAACGCGACCGCCTCGCCCATGCGTTCTTGCTTACCGGCGTTCGCGGGGTCGGCAAAACATCGACTGCGCGACTGATTGCCAAAGCCCTCAATTGCATCGGCTCAGACGGACAGGGCGGTCCAACGATCGCGCCCTGCGGCATTTGCGAACCCTGCATCGCCATCGCCGAAGGCCGCCACATCGACGTCGTGGAAATGGACGCCGCGTCGAACACTGGCGTCGACGACGTTCGTGAGATCATCGAGGGCGTTCGCTACTCGGCCGTCTCTGCGCGCTATAAAGTCTATATTGTCGATGAAGTTCATATGTTGTCGAAGAACGCCTTCAATGCGCTTCTGAAGACATTGGAAGAACCTCCTCCACACGTTAAGTTTTTGTTCGCGACGACTGAGGTAAACAAGGTTCCGGTGACCGTCCTGTCACGCTGCCAGCGCTTCGACCTGCGGCGTATCCCTTCGGACACGCTCGGCGCGCATTTCGCCATGATATGCGATGCCGAACATGTCGAAGCCGAACCCGAAGCGCTCGCCCTGATTGCCCGTGCTGCCGAAGGCTCGGTCCGCGACGGCCTGTCGATCCTCGATCAGGCGATTGCCCACGCCGATCTGGATGGTGGCGGTCTCGTTACGGCAGTCCAGCTTCGCGATATGCTTGGCCTGTCGGACCGTGGCGCGCTGCGGCGGCTGTTCGGACTGGTTCTGAAGGGGGACGGGCAGGGCGTTCTGGCCGCGCTCGCCGAACAGCATGATCTCGGCGTCGATCCGGCTGCGGTCCTGCGCGGCTTGCTAGAGATTGTTCACGCGACTACCATTCACAAGGTCGGAGCCCCGAACGATCCCGCGCAATCTGTCGAAGAACGCAACGCCCTGAAGGAATGGGCGACCGGCCTCAGCTTCGCGCTGCTCCATCGCCTCTGGCAACTATTGCTCAAGGGACATGACGAGGTCGCCAAGGCCTCCGACCCCCGCGAAGCCGCCGACATGGCGGTCCTGCGGGTCGTTCACGCCAGCACTTTGCCCGACCCCGCCGATCTCGCCAGAAAGCTGGAGAGCGGCGTGGCAATCGCCAATCCCGCACCGAACGCCCCGGATATGCCCACGTTACCAGCAACTTTCGAAGCGCTAATCCAGCTTGTTGAAAAAGCTGGCAAGTATCTGATTGCCCAGCGCCTTCGCGACGAGGTTGGCCTCGTCCGTTACGCGCCGCCTGAATTTGCGATCCGGCCCAGCCGCCCGTTCGATACGCGCGAACTCGGACAGGTGCTGAAAGAAGTAACGGGCGTTATCTGGCAGATCGCTACCGAAGATGCCCCAGCGCAACCGACGATCCGCGAACAGGAGCTGGCCGCTGAAGCTGCGGCGCGTGAAGCGATGCTCGCGCAGCCGGTTGTCCGTGCGGCTTTCGAACATTTTCCCGAGACCGAGCTGATAAGCTGGTCCGAACAACGGAGTGCAACTCAATGA
- a CDS encoding RluA family pseudouridine synthase, protein MSGGFSTLSVKLGDDATGWRLDRALAVAIPTLSRERIKALLSSGQVTGPKGLSRDPSSKAIGGTPYEINIPDPTVAHNLPQDIALKIVFEDDYLLIVDKPAGLVVHPAAGNFDGTLVNALLHHCAGRLSGIGGVARPGIVHRIDKDTSGLLVVAKTDRAHEGLSAQFAKHTIDRRYMAIVTGIATSGSVDAPLARNPHDRKKVAIVENGKRAVTHYSLIEPLREASLIECRLETGRTHQVRVHMASIGHQLLGDPVYGRMKPAHRALLKRLDFSRQALHAARLGFIHPVTSETMSFESEMPEDMQVLFTELAI, encoded by the coding sequence ATGAGCGGGGGTTTCTCCACACTTTCGGTGAAGCTGGGCGATGACGCGACCGGCTGGCGCCTCGACCGGGCGCTTGCGGTGGCGATCCCGACGCTTTCGCGTGAGCGGATCAAGGCGCTGCTATCGTCAGGTCAGGTTACCGGTCCCAAGGGTCTGTCGCGCGACCCTTCGTCGAAGGCGATTGGCGGAACTCCGTATGAAATCAATATCCCCGACCCCACGGTCGCGCATAATTTGCCGCAAGATATTGCGCTGAAGATCGTGTTCGAAGACGATTATCTGCTGATCGTGGACAAGCCCGCCGGTCTGGTCGTGCATCCTGCTGCTGGTAATTTCGACGGCACGCTGGTCAACGCCTTGCTTCACCACTGTGCGGGCCGTCTATCCGGCATCGGCGGCGTTGCGCGCCCCGGTATCGTCCATCGGATCGACAAGGACACCTCGGGCCTTCTCGTCGTCGCAAAGACCGACCGCGCGCATGAAGGGTTGTCGGCACAGTTCGCAAAACACACGATCGACCGGCGTTACATGGCAATCGTGACGGGAATCGCCACCAGCGGCAGCGTCGACGCACCGCTCGCGCGCAATCCGCACGACCGCAAGAAAGTCGCGATCGTCGAAAACGGCAAGCGCGCTGTCACGCATTACAGTCTGATCGAACCGCTGCGCGAGGCGTCGCTGATCGAATGTCGGCTGGAAACCGGCCGCACGCATCAGGTCAGGGTGCATATGGCGTCGATCGGGCACCAGCTGCTCGGCGATCCTGTCTATGGCCGCATGAAACCCGCCCACCGCGCGCTTTTAAAGCGGCTCGATTTCTCCCGTCAGGCGTTACATGCAGCAAGGCTGGGATTCATCCACCCCGTCACAAGCGAAACTATGTCGTTTGAAAGCGAAATGCCGGAAGATATGCAGGTGTTGTTCACAGAACTTGCTATATAA
- a CDS encoding M67 family metallopeptidase, whose translation MTVEISSAARETMLALAADNPLSEVCGLLFGQGSRIDAVTPVRNVAENPLANFELDPSALFAALREERAGGPTVLGYFHSHPNSLSRPSATDIAMARPDNLIWIIIGNELTAWRSTPFGFRQLRVH comes from the coding sequence ATGACGGTAGAAATTTCAAGCGCGGCACGTGAAACGATGCTGGCCCTGGCCGCCGATAACCCGTTAAGCGAGGTTTGCGGCCTATTATTCGGACAAGGAAGCCGGATCGATGCCGTGACGCCAGTCCGTAACGTCGCGGAAAACCCCCTGGCGAACTTCGAACTCGATCCGTCGGCATTGTTTGCTGCCCTGCGGGAGGAGCGAGCGGGTGGTCCAACCGTATTGGGATATTTTCATAGCCATCCCAATAGCTTATCGAGACCATCCGCCACCGATATCGCGATGGCCCGGCCCGATAATCTCATCTGGATCATCATAGGAAATGAATTGACCGCCTGGCGTTCGACCCCTTTCGGATTCCGCCAATTGCGTGTGCACTAG
- the rpoH gene encoding RNA polymerase sigma factor RpoH produces MAGKSNLPSTVPTLGGEASLNRYLSEIRKFPLLTPEEEYMLSKRFAEHGDPEAAARLVTSHLRLVAKIAMGFRGYGLPVSELISEGNIGLMQGVKKFEPDRGFRLATYAMWWIRASIQEFILRSWSLVKMGTTAAQKKLFFNLRRMKSNLEAFEDGDLRPEHVKKIATDLGVTEAEVISMNRRMAMGGDTSLNVSMNEDGEGQWQDWLEDEGALQDEQIADSQERTHRHAMLGEAMDDLNDREKHILTERRLVDDPKTLEELSQVYGVSRERVRQIEVRAFDKLQKAMVRIAVGNGTMALA; encoded by the coding sequence ATGGCTGGTAAGAGCAATCTGCCCTCCACTGTTCCGACGCTTGGGGGCGAAGCGAGCCTCAACCGTTATCTATCTGAAATCAGGAAATTTCCTCTCCTGACACCGGAAGAAGAATATATGCTGTCCAAACGGTTTGCCGAACATGGCGACCCGGAGGCAGCAGCGCGGCTCGTCACATCGCATCTGCGACTCGTGGCGAAGATCGCGATGGGTTTCCGTGGCTATGGCCTGCCCGTCAGCGAACTGATCTCCGAAGGTAATATCGGATTGATGCAGGGTGTGAAGAAGTTCGAGCCCGATCGCGGCTTCCGCCTCGCCACTTACGCGATGTGGTGGATCCGTGCCTCGATTCAGGAATTTATCCTGCGTAGCTGGTCGCTGGTAAAGATGGGCACAACGGCAGCTCAGAAAAAGCTGTTCTTCAACCTGCGCCGCATGAAATCCAACCTCGAAGCGTTTGAGGATGGCGATCTGCGCCCCGAACACGTCAAGAAAATCGCGACCGATCTGGGCGTGACCGAAGCCGAAGTCATCAGCATGAACCGTCGCATGGCGATGGGTGGCGATACGTCGCTGAATGTGTCGATGAACGAGGATGGCGAAGGTCAGTGGCAGGATTGGCTGGAAGACGAAGGCGCGTTGCAGGACGAGCAGATCGCCGACAGCCAGGAACGCACTCACCGTCACGCCATGCTGGGCGAAGCGATGGATGACCTGAACGATCGCGAAAAGCACATTCTGACCGAGCGTCGCCTGGTCGATGATCCAAAGACGCTCGAAGAGTTGAGCCAGGTTTATGGTGTGAGCCGTGAGCGGGTTCGACAAATCGAAGTGCGCGCGTTCGACAAGCTGCAAAAGGCGATGGTGCGGATTGCGGTCGGCAATGGGACGATGGCACTCGCTTGA
- a CDS encoding 2Fe-2S iron-sulfur cluster-binding protein, with amino-acid sequence MIRVRFISADGETIHDLQANEGDRLLDVGQADGQPLEGTCEGQMACSTCHVIVDAADFARLDPATEMEEDMLDLAAHATRTSRLSCQIFLDKSLDGLTVRIPSESRNMQGR; translated from the coding sequence ATGATTCGTGTGCGGTTCATTTCGGCGGACGGTGAGACCATTCATGACCTTCAGGCGAACGAAGGCGATCGCCTGCTCGACGTCGGGCAGGCGGACGGTCAACCACTTGAGGGCACCTGCGAAGGCCAGATGGCGTGTTCAACCTGTCATGTCATTGTCGATGCCGCTGACTTCGCTCGGCTCGATCCGGCGACCGAGATGGAGGAGGATATGCTCGATCTCGCTGCCCACGCCACGCGAACAAGCCGCCTTAGTTGTCAGATATTCCTGGATAAATCTCTCGATGGACTGACCGTTCGTATCCCGTCCGAAAGCCGCAACATGCAGGGCCGTTGA
- the mtgA gene encoding monofunctional biosynthetic peptidoglycan transglycosylase — translation MAKSSRRASGSRRNSGSPGRGSSRPASRWGVYRVGWIIGRAILWFVAISVLWVLVYRFVPPPITFTMLGDMAGGHSISKDWMPLSIMDRTAARAAIAGEDAKFCSHNGFDREAIAAAWKRNENGGKHIRGGSTISQQTAKNAFLWQGGGFFRKGLEAWFTVLIEQLWGKKRIMEVYLNIAETGIGTYGVNAGSQRYFKHDASHLTPIEAARIIAVLPLPKKREASVPAGYTRRYGGAIAARAGVVRREDMDGCLG, via the coding sequence ATGGCTAAATCTTCACGACGCGCAAGCGGTTCCCGTCGCAACTCCGGTTCACCCGGCCGAGGTTCAAGTCGCCCAGCTTCACGTTGGGGCGTATATCGCGTGGGCTGGATCATTGGGCGGGCGATCCTTTGGTTCGTCGCGATTTCGGTCCTCTGGGTACTCGTTTATCGTTTCGTGCCGCCACCGATCACATTCACGATGCTTGGCGATATGGCAGGCGGACATTCGATATCGAAGGACTGGATGCCACTGTCGATTATGGACCGCACGGCGGCGCGCGCGGCAATCGCCGGTGAGGACGCAAAGTTCTGTTCCCATAATGGGTTCGACCGCGAAGCCATTGCCGCAGCATGGAAACGCAACGAAAATGGCGGCAAGCATATCCGGGGCGGATCGACCATCAGTCAGCAGACGGCGAAAAACGCCTTTCTCTGGCAGGGTGGCGGATTCTTCCGCAAAGGGCTTGAGGCCTGGTTCACCGTCCTGATCGAGCAGCTTTGGGGCAAAAAGCGGATCATGGAAGTATATCTGAACATCGCAGAGACCGGGATCGGCACCTATGGTGTCAACGCGGGTAGCCAGCGGTATTTCAAACATGATGCGAGCCATCTGACACCGATCGAGGCCGCACGGATCATTGCTGTGCTGCCCCTGCCCAAAAAGCGCGAAGCCAGCGTTCCTGCGGGTTATACGCGGCGTTATGGCGGCGCGATTGCGGCGCGGGCCGGGGTCGTGCGGCGTGAGGATATGGACGGGTGTCTGGGTTAG
- a CDS encoding YbaB/EbfC family nucleoid-associated protein, with the protein MNSIDDILKMAANVQEEMAKAQANLDTIEVEGVSGGGLVKIKATAKGRIVGVDIDESLLSPSEKTMVEDLIAAALNDARTKADQVSNSEMQKMTAGMSLPPGFKLPS; encoded by the coding sequence ATGAATTCCATCGACGATATCCTGAAAATGGCTGCGAATGTTCAGGAAGAAATGGCAAAGGCCCAGGCCAATCTCGACACGATCGAGGTAGAAGGCGTGTCGGGCGGCGGACTGGTGAAAATCAAGGCGACAGCCAAAGGCCGGATCGTAGGCGTGGATATCGACGAATCGCTGTTGTCTCCAAGTGAGAAGACGATGGTCGAAGACCTGATCGCCGCCGCACTGAACGACGCTCGGACAAAGGCGGATCAGGTGTCCAATTCAGAAATGCAAAAGATGACGGCAGGAATGTCGTTGCCACCCGGTTTCAAACTTCCGAGTTAA
- a CDS encoding alpha/beta hydrolase, which produces MPEVIFPGPEGRLEGRFNPGPRPRAPVAMILHPHPQAGGTMNNRIVQSLYQTFVRRGFATLRFNFRGVGKSQGVFDNGIGELSDAASALDWVQSIHPEAQTTWIAGFSFGAWISMQLLMRRPEIKGFISIAPPANMYDFTFLAPCPSSGIIIQGTGDEVVTPGAVQKLVDKLRTQKHITIHHDEIKGANHLFQNELPELMGSVDKYLDMRLSPDSPIR; this is translated from the coding sequence ATGCCAGAAGTTATTTTCCCCGGCCCCGAAGGTCGCCTCGAAGGTCGTTTCAATCCTGGGCCGCGTCCACGCGCACCCGTTGCGATGATCCTGCATCCCCATCCACAGGCGGGTGGCACGATGAACAACCGCATCGTCCAGTCGCTTTACCAGACGTTCGTGCGTCGTGGTTTTGCGACTTTGCGGTTCAATTTCCGTGGCGTCGGCAAATCACAGGGCGTGTTCGATAACGGCATCGGCGAACTGTCGGATGCCGCATCGGCGCTCGATTGGGTACAGTCGATCCATCCCGAAGCGCAGACGACCTGGATTGCCGGGTTCAGCTTTGGTGCCTGGATCAGTATGCAGTTGTTGATGCGCCGCCCAGAGATCAAGGGGTTTATCTCGATCGCCCCGCCGGCAAATATGTATGATTTCACGTTCCTTGCACCGTGTCCTTCATCCGGAATCATAATTCAGGGAACGGGCGACGAAGTCGTCACACCCGGTGCTGTGCAAAAGCTTGTGGATAAGTTGCGGACGCAGAAGCACATCACAATCCACCACGACGAGATTAAGGGTGCGAATCACCTGTTCCAGAACGAACTCCCCGAGTTGATGGGGTCTGTGGATAAGTATCTGGATATGCGGCTGTCGCCCGACTCGCCGATTCGGTAG
- a CDS encoding cysteine desulfurase family protein translates to MADRLYLDHAATTPVIAAARTAYADGLTRWANPSSPHAEGRAARAALEDARSRIAAALDWDGEVIFTSGASEALSIALGRTHSDAVLVSSVEHDAVHRVAPEAYMVPVVSDGTVAHDALVGRLGALGARNPLVAIQTANNETGVLQPLGLLAGIVRSANGVLLADASQTAGKLPLPEADIIAVSAHKLGGPPGIGALLVRDFGMLQPSGGQERGYRAGTENLPAAMAFAAALETQRGWLTRAADLRAHLDGAIEGGGGQIVAKSTPRIATIAGYRMVGVASSAQLIQFDMAGIAVSAGSACSSGSLRPSHVLAAMGWGETAASEVIRVSFGPETSRADIYRFIEQWRRIAGGGR, encoded by the coding sequence ATGGCCGACCGGCTCTATCTCGATCACGCAGCGACGACGCCCGTCATAGCCGCTGCGCGCACTGCTTATGCCGACGGATTGACCCGTTGGGCCAACCCTTCTTCGCCCCATGCAGAGGGCCGGGCGGCCCGTGCCGCGCTCGAGGATGCCCGGTCGCGAATCGCCGCGGCGCTCGATTGGGATGGCGAGGTTATCTTTACCAGCGGGGCAAGCGAGGCGCTGTCGATCGCGCTTGGCCGTACTCACAGTGACGCTGTTCTGGTCAGTTCCGTTGAACATGATGCGGTCCACCGCGTTGCACCCGAAGCCTATATGGTGCCGGTGGTCAGCGACGGGACGGTTGCCCATGACGCACTGGTTGGGCGGCTTGGCGCACTGGGCGCGCGTAACCCATTGGTCGCAATTCAGACAGCCAACAACGAAACCGGCGTACTTCAGCCTTTGGGTTTGCTGGCCGGTATCGTTCGCAGCGCCAATGGGGTTTTGCTCGCTGATGCGTCGCAGACAGCCGGGAAACTGCCATTACCTGAAGCCGACATCATCGCGGTATCGGCGCATAAACTTGGTGGGCCTCCGGGCATTGGGGCGTTGCTGGTTCGTGATTTCGGAATGCTGCAACCGAGCGGCGGACAGGAACGGGGTTACCGCGCGGGTACCGAGAATTTGCCTGCTGCAATGGCGTTTGCCGCTGCGCTGGAAACTCAGCGGGGCTGGTTGACCCGCGCCGCCGACCTTCGCGCGCACCTTGATGGAGCGATCGAGGGTGGTGGTGGTCAGATCGTTGCAAAATCAACACCGCGAATTGCCACCATCGCTGGCTATCGGATGGTTGGGGTGGCGTCCTCGGCACAACTTATCCAGTTCGATATGGCAGGCATCGCGGTTTCGGCGGGCAGCGCATGTTCCTCTGGCAGCCTCAGGCCAAGCCACGTCCTCGCTGCGATGGGCTGGGGCGAAACCGCTGCGTCCGAAGTTATCAGGGTCAGCTTTGGTCCGGAAACAAGCCGCGCGGACATTTATCGGTTCATCGAACAATGGCGGCGGATCGCGGGCGGCGGCAGATGA